A genomic region of Persephonella marina EX-H1 contains the following coding sequences:
- the gap gene encoding type I glyceraldehyde-3-phosphate dehydrogenase, with protein sequence MAIKVGINGFGRIGRNFFRACVDNPEIEIVGINDLTDAYTLSHLLKYDSVHGRFSKPVEAKGNSIVVDGKEIEVTAIKDPAQLPWKDLGVDIVIESTGVFRDREGAGKHLQAGAKKVIISAPGKNPDLTVVLGVNEDQYDPENHHIISNASCTTNCLAPVAKVLNDEFGIVKGYMVTVHAYTNDQRILDLPHKDLRRARAAATNIIPTTTGAAKAVGEVLPELKGKLDGTARRVPVADGSLVDLTVILEREVTEEEINSKMKEYAEGKMKGILEYTEDPIVSQDIVGNPHSSIFDALSTKVIGGNFVHVASWYDNEWGYSNRLKDLVLFMAEKGL encoded by the coding sequence ATGGCTATCAAAGTTGGAATTAACGGATTTGGAAGGATCGGTAGAAACTTTTTCAGAGCCTGTGTTGATAATCCTGAGATAGAGATTGTAGGCATTAACGACCTTACAGATGCTTACACACTTTCACATCTTCTAAAATACGACTCTGTTCACGGTAGATTTTCAAAGCCTGTTGAGGCGAAGGGTAACTCTATTGTTGTTGATGGGAAGGAGATTGAGGTTACAGCTATAAAAGATCCTGCCCAGCTTCCGTGGAAGGATCTTGGGGTTGATATTGTGATAGAGTCAACAGGTGTTTTCAGAGACAGGGAAGGTGCTGGAAAACATCTTCAGGCAGGAGCTAAAAAGGTTATAATCTCAGCTCCGGGGAAAAACCCTGATCTGACTGTAGTTCTTGGGGTTAATGAGGATCAGTACGATCCTGAAAACCACCATATAATATCAAACGCGTCATGTACAACAAACTGTCTCGCTCCTGTAGCTAAAGTATTAAATGATGAGTTCGGTATTGTTAAAGGTTATATGGTTACAGTCCACGCATACACGAATGATCAGAGAATATTAGATCTTCCTCACAAGGATCTAAGAAGGGCGAGAGCTGCTGCAACAAATATAATCCCTACAACAACGGGAGCAGCCAAAGCTGTAGGAGAGGTTCTCCCTGAACTTAAAGGTAAGTTAGACGGAACAGCAAGAAGGGTTCCTGTTGCTGACGGATCACTTGTTGATCTTACTGTTATACTTGAGAGAGAGGTTACTGAGGAAGAGATAAACTCAAAGATGAAAGAGTATGCTGAAGGTAAGATGAAAGGCATACTTGAGTATACTGAAGATCCTATAGTTTCACAGGATATTGTAGGAAATCCTCACTCATCAATATTTGATGCTCTCTCAACAAAAGTAATAGGTGGAAATTTTGTTCATGTAGCTTCATGGTATGACAATGAGTGGGGTTACTCAAACAGACTGAAAGATCTTGTTCTTTTCATGGCTGAAAAGGGACTTTAA
- a CDS encoding PIN domain-containing protein: MLIQKQEKAVKDLVRGFEIINIDSDIVNIGAKFYREYRKKGITLSTVDCLIMATAKKYGLKIITHNVKHYPEENLLSEFSRNISKNKNS, from the coding sequence GTGCTTATTCAAAAACAGGAAAAGGCAGTTAAAGATCTGGTGAGAGGCTTTGAGATAATAAATATAGATAGCGATATAGTAAACATAGGAGCAAAGTTTTATAGAGAATATAGAAAAAAAGGTATAACCTTATCCACTGTTGATTGCCTTATTATGGCAACTGCAAAAAAGTATGGGTTAAAGATAATCACACATAACGTAAAACATTATCCAGAGGAAAATTTGTTGTCTGAATTTTCAAGGAATATATCAAAAAATAAAAATTCATGA
- a CDS encoding type II toxin-antitoxin system CcdA family antitoxin codes for MKVYDRHIKDIIVWNKIHTERYNYGNNKKTISLPEELYREAEGISHNFSEIVKEALSEYIKRKKIEKTISTAGAFKDLKETGVEYVDKMRQEDLSIEEERINR; via the coding sequence TTGAAAGTTTATGACAGGCATATCAAAGATATTATAGTATGGAATAAAATTCATACCGAGAGGTATAACTATGGCAACAATAAAAAAACAATATCTTTACCTGAAGAGTTGTATAGAGAAGCAGAAGGTATTTCTCATAACTTCAGTGAAATAGTTAAAGAAGCTTTATCAGAGTATATAAAGAGAAAAAAAATAGAAAAGACGATATCAACTGCAGGTGCTTTTAAGGACTTGAAGGAAACAGGTGTGGAATATGTAGATAAAATGAGGCAAGAAGATTTATCCATAGAGGAGGAAAGAATTAACAGATAA
- the trpS gene encoding tryptophan--tRNA ligase has product MKKVLSGMRPTGRLHLGHYLGVIKNWLQLQEKYECKFFIADWHALTNKYKETDQLKENVRQMIIDWLSCGIDPEKATLFVQSGVKEHAELALLFSMITPKSWLELNPSYKDLKFNLYYQYMRDFLAGKQIKIILTPPPESFDQALEKATGKQKNKIFEEYLREAFHRAFYNQKGIDFKWLKETLMRFGIQKKIVEEVVRNLEEGDVGKDIDTLGFLAYPVLQAADILIYKADAVPVGEDQLPHIELTREIARRFNNLYDQIFPEPEALLTEESKLPGIDGRKMSKSYNNAIYLSDDRETVNRKVLEMKTDPQRVRRTDPGNPDVCIVFEYHNIFTDSETVSDIDKKCRKAEIGCVDCKKILAENLNSFLDPIRERRKEIEKDIPKYEKVLQEGTEKARAVASETMVEVRKAMKLWEF; this is encoded by the coding sequence ATGAAAAAAGTTCTCAGTGGAATGAGACCAACTGGAAGACTTCATCTTGGACATTACCTTGGTGTTATAAAAAACTGGCTACAGCTTCAGGAAAAATACGAATGTAAGTTTTTTATAGCAGACTGGCACGCCCTGACAAACAAGTACAAAGAGACAGACCAGTTAAAAGAGAATGTGAGACAGATGATAATTGACTGGCTGTCATGTGGGATAGATCCAGAAAAAGCAACACTTTTTGTCCAGTCAGGTGTAAAGGAGCATGCGGAACTTGCACTTTTATTCTCAATGATAACACCAAAAAGCTGGCTTGAGTTAAACCCTTCTTACAAGGATCTGAAATTCAACCTTTACTACCAGTATATGAGGGATTTCTTAGCAGGAAAACAGATAAAGATAATTCTCACACCACCTCCTGAGAGTTTTGATCAGGCCTTAGAAAAGGCTACAGGAAAGCAGAAAAACAAGATATTTGAAGAGTATTTAAGGGAAGCTTTCCACAGGGCATTTTATAACCAGAAAGGGATTGATTTTAAATGGCTTAAAGAGACATTAATGAGATTCGGAATTCAGAAAAAGATCGTTGAAGAGGTAGTCAGAAATCTTGAGGAAGGAGATGTTGGAAAAGATATAGACACACTTGGATTTCTCGCATATCCTGTTCTTCAGGCTGCAGACATTCTGATTTATAAGGCTGATGCCGTTCCTGTAGGTGAGGATCAGCTACCACATATAGAACTTACAAGGGAGATAGCAAGAAGGTTTAACAATCTTTACGATCAGATATTCCCTGAACCTGAAGCTTTACTGACAGAAGAATCAAAACTTCCCGGTATTGACGGCAGAAAGATGTCAAAATCTTACAACAACGCCATATACCTCTCAGACGACAGAGAAACTGTAAACAGAAAAGTTCTTGAGATGAAAACTGATCCCCAGAGAGTAAGAAGAACAGACCCTGGAAATCCTGATGTATGCATAGTTTTTGAGTATCACAACATATTCACAGATAGCGAGACAGTTTCTGATATTGATAAAAAATGTAGAAAAGCAGAGATAGGCTGTGTTGACTGTAAAAAGATACTTGCAGAAAACCTGAACAGCTTTCTTGATCCTATCAGGGAGAGAAGAAAAGAGATAGAAAAAGATATCCCAAAGTATGAGAAGGTTTTACAGGAAGGAACTGAAAAAGCAAGGGCTGTAGCCTCTGAAACAATGGTTGAGGTGAGAAAGGCTATGAAGCTGTGGGAGTTCTGA
- a CDS encoding DEAD/DEAH box helicase produces METLRYYRNRIAYSRIIPPVFPEYGQFDFKNEKLKSFLERKDIKLYSHQVEGLNAVKEGKNIVVTTPTASGKSFIYILSILERLKENPETKGIIIFPLKALARDQYGKIMDLILETGIDARVDVYDGDTDREKRQEIKKDPPTFLITTPDMLNAGILPYHTGWSSFFENLDFIVLDEIHAYRGILGSHIANIVRRLKRITGYYRTKKPVFIMNSATVHNPSSFASKLIGEEVVEISRSGAPSPEREIQIFRNLRSSETAELIANTVIEDISSIVFVDSRKEAEILSLRVKDILVKKGRDDLVDKVSPYRSGYTPAERREIEFKLLTKNILAVISTSALEMGIDIGDLDNCILVGYPGTLAQLWQRFGRAGRRDRKAYNILIPKRNALDQYFVKNPEELFYRKMEEPVINPENRYILKKHLPVMASEIPIKLDELSENEKEVARELYKEGIIRFSNNKLYASRQKPFSIRSAGESFRIVETVSGRVIGDISEDIVLYEAHPGAVYLHNGEKYIVEHLDMEGKVVYVVHSNISYITEPLKESFIEIIKVEDFRKAGSIEIFRGKVKVKTTVVGYSMRDIEFDEKMNEELFDPDKYLSREFETVAFWWTMPQEWEEEIIHRNLKHNARMLYSFIIQKGKLYTGKFVYSDLVFENLLKFRKSGDITAFEFALKATESFVSRLSQKEKEQFNEYKRRIKERKNGFLGGLHGVEHGLIGIYPLFAMNDRWDIGGLSTPFFPETGRPTVFIYDGYEGGVGYSEVGFNRLKEMMESTYKTISKCGCISGCPSCIYSPKCGNSNDYLDKTASIILSHRILKELSK; encoded by the coding sequence ATGGAAACTTTAAGATACTACAGGAACAGAATAGCTTACTCAAGGATAATCCCACCTGTTTTTCCTGAATACGGTCAGTTTGATTTTAAGAACGAGAAGCTAAAAAGTTTTTTAGAGAGAAAAGATATAAAGCTCTACTCACATCAGGTAGAAGGACTTAACGCCGTAAAAGAAGGGAAAAATATTGTTGTAACAACACCTACAGCATCAGGTAAATCTTTTATATACATACTTTCAATACTTGAAAGGCTGAAAGAGAATCCTGAGACAAAGGGAATTATAATCTTTCCCCTCAAAGCTTTAGCCCGGGATCAGTATGGAAAGATAATGGATCTTATACTTGAGACCGGTATAGATGCAAGAGTTGATGTTTATGATGGGGATACAGACAGAGAAAAAAGACAGGAGATAAAAAAAGATCCACCAACATTTCTTATAACAACACCTGATATGCTGAATGCAGGGATACTTCCTTATCATACAGGCTGGTCTTCATTTTTTGAGAATCTTGATTTTATAGTACTTGATGAGATTCATGCTTATAGAGGAATACTTGGATCCCATATAGCAAATATAGTGAGAAGGCTGAAGAGAATAACAGGATACTACAGAACAAAAAAGCCTGTTTTTATAATGAATTCTGCAACAGTTCACAATCCATCTTCTTTTGCATCTAAGCTTATTGGAGAGGAGGTTGTTGAGATATCAAGATCAGGTGCACCATCACCTGAGAGGGAGATACAGATCTTCAGGAATTTAAGATCCTCTGAGACAGCAGAGCTTATAGCAAATACAGTTATTGAGGATATATCAAGTATCGTTTTTGTTGACAGTAGAAAGGAGGCCGAGATACTGTCACTCAGGGTTAAGGATATTCTTGTAAAGAAAGGGAGAGATGATCTGGTAGATAAGGTAAGTCCTTACAGATCTGGTTACACACCTGCAGAAAGAAGAGAGATAGAGTTTAAACTTCTTACAAAAAATATACTTGCTGTGATCTCAACAAGTGCCCTTGAGATGGGTATTGATATTGGAGACCTTGATAACTGTATTCTTGTTGGATATCCTGGAACCCTAGCACAGCTCTGGCAAAGATTTGGAAGAGCTGGAAGAAGGGATAGGAAGGCATACAACATTCTAATACCAAAAAGGAATGCGTTAGACCAGTACTTTGTTAAAAATCCCGAGGAGCTTTTTTACAGAAAGATGGAAGAACCTGTTATAAATCCGGAAAACAGATACATACTTAAAAAGCACCTTCCTGTGATGGCAAGTGAGATACCTATAAAGCTTGATGAACTTTCTGAAAATGAGAAAGAGGTTGCAAGGGAGCTGTATAAGGAAGGCATTATCAGATTTTCAAATAACAAGCTTTACGCTTCAAGACAGAAGCCTTTCAGCATTAGATCAGCGGGAGAGAGTTTCAGGATTGTTGAGACAGTTTCAGGAAGAGTTATAGGAGATATATCTGAGGATATCGTCCTTTACGAGGCACATCCTGGAGCTGTTTATTTACATAACGGAGAGAAGTATATAGTTGAGCATCTTGATATGGAAGGTAAGGTTGTTTATGTGGTTCATTCTAATATCTCCTATATAACAGAGCCTTTGAAAGAGTCTTTCATAGAGATAATAAAGGTTGAGGATTTCAGGAAAGCGGGAAGTATAGAGATTTTCAGAGGGAAGGTAAAGGTAAAAACGACTGTTGTAGGATACTCAATGAGGGACATTGAGTTTGACGAGAAGATGAACGAGGAGTTGTTTGATCCTGATAAGTATCTATCAAGGGAGTTTGAGACTGTTGCTTTCTGGTGGACAATGCCTCAGGAATGGGAAGAGGAGATCATACACAGAAATTTAAAACATAACGCAAGAATGCTTTACAGCTTTATCATCCAGAAGGGAAAACTTTACACAGGGAAGTTTGTATACTCTGATCTTGTTTTTGAGAATCTACTGAAGTTCAGAAAAAGTGGGGATATTACAGCTTTTGAGTTTGCATTAAAGGCAACAGAGAGTTTTGTAAGCAGACTCAGCCAGAAGGAGAAAGAGCAGTTTAATGAGTATAAAAGAAGGATAAAAGAGAGAAAAAACGGATTTTTAGGTGGGTTACACGGTGTTGAACACGGTCTTATAGGTATTTATCCACTTTTTGCTATGAACGACAGATGGGATATAGGAGGTTTATCAACACCTTTCTTCCCTGAAACAGGAAGACCTACAGTTTTTATTTACGACGGTTATGAGGGTGGTGTTGGGTATTCAGAGGTTGGGTTTAACAGACTTAAGGAGATGATGGAAAGTACATATAAAACGATCTCAAAATGTGGCTGTATATCAGGCTGTCCATCCTGTATTTACTCGCCAAAATGTGGAAACTCAAATGATTATCTTGATAAAACAGCTTCTATAATTCTTTCCCACAGAATACTGAAAGAGCTTTCTAAATGA
- a CDS encoding SIR2 family NAD-dependent protein deacylase codes for MLDKTSEEINRAKEVIKKADAILITAGAGMGVDSGLPDFRGTEGFWRAYPIAKKLGLRFEELANPRWFRENPRLAWAFYGHRLHLYRNTQPHEGFNILRRLGESKKGGYFVFTSNVDGQFQKAGFDEKKIVEIHGSIHHLQCVQPCCDQIWSADGVEIDIDMESFEAKDPLPSCPYCGGLARPNILMFGDWEWIPHRTSGQEFRLDRWLFDVDDKGYEVAIIEIGAGKAVPTVRMFSERVKERIFGTLIRINPRDYDIPSGRDISIPLGGLEGIKAITEGII; via the coding sequence ATGTTAGACAAAACATCAGAGGAAATAAATAGGGCAAAGGAAGTTATAAAAAAGGCGGATGCGATCCTTATAACAGCCGGTGCTGGAATGGGTGTTGACAGCGGACTGCCTGACTTTCGGGGAACAGAGGGTTTCTGGAGGGCGTATCCTATAGCAAAAAAACTTGGTCTTAGATTTGAAGAGCTTGCCAATCCAAGATGGTTTAGAGAAAATCCAAGGCTTGCGTGGGCTTTTTATGGACACAGACTCCACCTTTACAGGAACACCCAGCCACACGAAGGATTTAACATACTCAGAAGATTAGGTGAGTCAAAAAAAGGTGGCTATTTCGTTTTCACATCAAATGTTGACGGTCAGTTTCAGAAGGCAGGTTTTGACGAAAAAAAGATCGTAGAGATTCACGGATCAATACACCACCTCCAGTGTGTTCAGCCCTGCTGTGATCAGATCTGGTCTGCTGACGGTGTTGAGATTGATATTGATATGGAAAGTTTTGAGGCAAAGGATCCTCTCCCATCCTGTCCATACTGCGGTGGACTTGCAAGACCTAATATTCTTATGTTTGGAGACTGGGAATGGATACCCCACAGAACGTCAGGACAGGAGTTCAGACTTGATAGATGGCTTTTTGATGTAGATGATAAAGGCTATGAGGTAGCCATAATAGAGATAGGTGCCGGAAAGGCTGTTCCTACCGTTAGAATGTTCTCTGAAAGGGTAAAAGAAAGGATATTTGGAACATTAATAAGAATAAACCCGAGAGATTATGATATTCCTTCAGGAAGAGATATATCAATACCACTTGGTGGACTTGAAGGTATAAAAGCTATAACAGAAGGGATCATTTAG
- a CDS encoding MotA/TolQ/ExbB proton channel family protein, whose amino-acid sequence MKRSQSISLKTFKYSYLFSLLILIVGFMMFRENIILTTKWLLNKGGIITIFIIIISVLSLGSLIWDIIDKGKPSEKVLFVLSFLEVHATTLGLLGSIIALAFKSPSIFENDRINNAALMNVLSEAWLSTIAGLVVTLIVSLILSYEKSKGGD is encoded by the coding sequence ATGAAGAGATCACAGAGTATTTCTTTGAAGACCTTTAAGTATTCGTACTTATTCTCTTTGTTAATACTGATTGTTGGGTTTATGATGTTTAGAGAAAATATAATACTAACAACAAAGTGGTTATTAAATAAAGGTGGGATTATAACTATATTCATTATTATAATTTCCGTATTATCCTTAGGTTCTTTAATATGGGACATAATAGACAAGGGAAAACCAAGTGAAAAAGTTCTATTTGTCCTCTCTTTTTTAGAAGTTCACGCAACTACATTGGGTTTGCTTGGTAGCATTATAGCTTTAGCCTTTAAGAGCCCCAGCATATTCGAAAATGACCGTATAAATAATGCTGCTCTAATGAACGTTCTGTCAGAAGCATGGCTTTCAACTATCGCGGGATTAGTAGTTACACTGATCGTAAGCCTGATTCTAAGCTATGAAAAATCTAAAGGAGGTGATTAG
- a CDS encoding ExbD/TolR family protein has protein sequence MKFRQGGGKVSVAFIDVFFNLMFLFLILAIIHNSSNEATELDAKDREKNTGNMQILDDSYYIGLKNNKWVVSKDNREVLISDFEEIIKWIKQNKPTSVVILADSKKRIRMNQVFKIIEAIQNSGGNIYYAFQ, from the coding sequence ATGAAATTCCGTCAGGGTGGGGGAAAGGTATCTGTAGCTTTTATAGATGTTTTCTTTAACCTGATGTTTTTGTTCTTGATACTTGCAATTATCCATAATTCATCAAACGAAGCAACAGAACTTGATGCAAAAGATAGAGAAAAAAACACAGGAAATATGCAAATACTTGATGATTCTTATTATATAGGATTGAAAAATAATAAATGGGTTGTATCTAAAGATAACCGCGAAGTTTTGATTTCTGACTTTGAAGAAATAATCAAATGGATAAAACAAAATAAGCCAACTTCAGTTGTCATATTAGCAGACTCTAAGAAAAGAATTAGAATGAACCAGGTTTTTAAGATTATAGAAGCAATACAGAATTCTGGAGGAAACATTTACTATGCATTCCAATAG
- a CDS encoding lytic transglycosylase domain-containing protein — protein MILRIFLMVLLNLSMVPNLFAETIDKNECIFKYSRTYSLEELFKEMYKLSKKFDLDPDLIYSIIYVESKWDPCAVSHKGAIGLMQIMPTTALIFDKNLKTEELFDPIINMEIGILYFKALLSYYEQFHPKAIAIKKALIAYNAGPYAKSIPSESKNYVKKVFKIFYKLKSKEAKR, from the coding sequence ATGATATTGAGGATTTTTCTTATGGTACTATTAAACCTATCAATGGTACCAAATCTTTTCGCAGAAACTATTGATAAGAATGAGTGTATATTCAAATACTCAAGGACTTATTCCTTAGAAGAACTTTTTAAAGAAATGTATAAACTTTCAAAAAAATTTGATTTAGACCCGGATTTGATTTATTCCATCATTTATGTAGAAAGTAAATGGGACCCATGTGCAGTTTCCCATAAAGGTGCTATTGGACTTATGCAAATAATGCCTACAACGGCTTTGATATTCGATAAAAACCTTAAAACTGAGGAATTATTTGACCCAATAATAAATATGGAAATAGGAATTCTTTATTTTAAAGCACTTTTATCATATTACGAACAGTTTCATCCAAAAGCAATTGCTATTAAAAAGGCCTTAATTGCCTATAATGCAGGTCCTTACGCAAAGAGTATTCCTTCAGAGAGTAAAAATTACGTCAAAAAAGTCTTTAAAATTTTCTATAAATTAAAAAGTAAGGAGGCAAAAAGATGA
- a CDS encoding tetratricopeptide repeat protein — MNPKIEALINQLEELKNKSDSEACKNLFGTVIEVLKNEPTNDEILEELLSYFWKEGDKINQICPDYYTSFLKILGNLSELFSDDKLKYFHLGVSWYRSGKIHKEKGNLDDAMNCFKNAIRYYENTVNIDSNLANAWYNLGLSWAKSGKIHKEKGNLDDAMNCFKNAIRYYENTVKINPNFADAWYNLGLSWARSGEIHKEKGNLDDAMNCFKNAIRYCKNAVKINPNLANAWSNLGFSWAKSGEIRKEKGNLDDAMNCFKNAIRYCENAVKINPNLANAWYNLGVSWQKLGEIHKEKGNIFDNSIRCLENAVKINPNFADAWYNLGVSWARSGEIHKEKGNLDDAMNCFKNAIRYCENAVNIDPNLANAWSDLGILWRMLIKIIPIKPLLNTAISYELTILFNLKRIIDGLNSKLLIESYINKFVFSSLDRLLFYSSLHKNSLTEKKEILEAVEQFKGYFFFKEFVGKQQITDNTNLNKLLKLHEKFNVNKTIENALHSLKNAMQKDNSIDTNLLRYIILESEAENSTNNKEKTREIEQIFYDTLKNISVNFNFDNLNLKTNETIVYLLFREIAIYRDIKRVLTIILVYKNGGEIKVNTKNYDIGGTNIDDYAEISYLLNAKLILPLASNKNLDDNLLKDIKNKIERSLIRDETKNYILDFIESNSLKEFLLIRRKLFADVIDILKRHVLPLIPKDKTRVYISPIGELNRLPVHIALIDEKEVSYLPTAKLLEKRIQLTFSKKALIVFTEEKQLKDEAVEVEKILKEDGYFVEMLNLSQYSNRKEILKKKLEEKDWNIVHFVLHGKYDEDTNMSYLILSPTENLTREDIYLMNLNINLVSLSSCETYTNKKVEGFDEINAIEKAFLVNNVQRVISTYYAVFSKGAKEFSTSYFKQLIKENHNFEKAFRNTVLELKQKGEDEYMFFRYTSKGQDTIVI, encoded by the coding sequence ATGAACCCAAAAATTGAAGCCTTAATCAACCAGCTTGAAGAATTAAAAAACAAATCAGATTCAGAAGCATGTAAAAATCTATTTGGTACTGTAATTGAGGTATTAAAAAATGAACCCACTAATGATGAAATATTAGAGGAATTGTTATCTTATTTTTGGAAAGAAGGAGATAAAATCAATCAAATTTGTCCAGATTATTATACCTCTTTCCTAAAAATTTTAGGAAATCTCTCTGAATTATTTTCAGACGATAAATTAAAATATTTTCACCTTGGCGTTTCATGGTATAGATCAGGAAAAATCCACAAAGAAAAAGGAAATCTTGATGATGCTATGAACTGTTTTAAAAATGCTATCAGATACTATGAAAATACTGTCAATATTGACTCTAACCTTGCAAATGCATGGTACAACCTTGGCCTTTCATGGGCTAAATCAGGAAAAATTCATAAAGAAAAAGGAAATCTTGATGATGCTATGAACTGTTTTAAAAATGCTATCAGATACTATGAAAATACTGTCAAAATTAACCCTAACTTTGCAGATGCATGGTACAACCTTGGCCTTTCATGGGCTAGATCAGGAGAAATTCATAAAGAAAAAGGAAATCTTGATGATGCTATGAACTGTTTTAAAAATGCTATCAGATACTGTAAAAATGCTGTCAAAATTAACCCTAACCTTGCAAATGCATGGAGTAACCTTGGCTTTTCATGGGCTAAATCAGGAGAGATTCGCAAAGAAAAAGGAAATCTTGATGATGCTATGAACTGTTTTAAAAATGCTATCAGATACTGTGAAAATGCTGTCAAAATTAACCCTAACCTTGCAAATGCATGGTACAACCTTGGCGTTTCATGGCAAAAATTAGGAGAAATTCACAAAGAAAAAGGAAATATATTTGATAACTCTATCAGATGTCTTGAAAATGCTGTCAAAATTAACCCTAACTTTGCAGATGCATGGTACAACCTTGGCGTTTCATGGGCTAGATCAGGAGAAATTCATAAAGAAAAAGGAAATCTTGATGATGCTATGAACTGTTTTAAAAATGCTATCAGATACTGTGAAAATGCTGTCAATATTGACCCTAACCTCGCAAATGCATGGAGCGACCTTGGTATTTTATGGAGAATGTTGATAAAAATTATTCCAATAAAGCCATTATTAAATACAGCAATTTCTTATGAGCTAACTATTTTATTTAATTTAAAAAGGATTATTGATGGTCTTAATTCTAAACTTTTAATTGAAAGTTATATTAACAAATTTGTTTTTTCTTCGTTGGATAGATTACTTTTTTATTCTTCACTTCACAAAAATAGTCTGACAGAAAAAAAGGAAATATTAGAAGCTGTGGAACAGTTTAAAGGTTATTTCTTCTTCAAGGAGTTCGTGGGAAAACAGCAGATTACGGACAATACTAATTTAAACAAATTACTAAAACTGCATGAAAAATTTAATGTTAACAAAACAATAGAAAATGCGCTACATAGCCTTAAAAACGCAATGCAAAAAGATAATTCCATTGATACTAACCTTTTAAGATATATAATTCTTGAGTCAGAAGCTGAAAATTCCACAAATAATAAAGAAAAAACCAGAGAGATTGAACAAATATTTTATGACACTCTTAAAAATATATCTGTTAACTTTAATTTTGATAATCTCAATTTAAAAACTAATGAAACTATTGTGTACCTATTGTTTAGAGAAATTGCTATTTATAGAGATATCAAAAGAGTACTTACCATAATATTAGTTTATAAAAATGGTGGCGAAATAAAAGTAAATACAAAAAATTATGATATAGGAGGAACTAATATTGACGATTATGCAGAGATATCCTATTTACTAAACGCAAAACTTATCCTTCCATTAGCATCAAATAAAAACTTAGATGATAATCTATTAAAAGATATAAAAAATAAAATAGAAAGAAGTCTAATAAGAGATGAAACAAAAAATTATATTTTAGATTTTATTGAAAGTAATTCATTAAAAGAATTTTTACTGATTCGTAGAAAGTTATTTGCTGATGTTATAGATATACTCAAGAGACATGTACTCCCTTTAATTCCAAAAGACAAAACCAGAGTTTATATATCCCCTATAGGTGAACTAAATAGACTTCCTGTACATATTGCCCTGATTGACGAAAAAGAAGTTTCTTATCTGCCAACTGCAAAACTGTTAGAAAAAAGAATACAGCTAACATTTTCTAAGAAAGCTTTAATTGTATTTACAGAAGAAAAACAGCTAAAAGATGAAGCTGTAGAAGTGGAAAAAATCTTGAAAGAAGATGGATATTTTGTAGAAATGCTTAATCTGAGCCAATATTCCAACAGGAAAGAAATTCTCAAAAAGAAATTAGAAGAAAAAGATTGGAATATCGTCCATTTTGTTCTGCATGGAAAGTACGATGAAGACACAAATATGTCTTATCTTATACTTTCTCCTACAGAAAATTTAACCCGTGAAGATATCTACCTTATGAATTTAAATATAAATTTAGTTTCCCTTAGCTCCTGCGAAACATATACAAACAAGAAAGTTGAAGGATTTGATGAAATAAACGCTATTGAGAAGGCATTTCTGGTCAATAATGTACAGAGAGTTATATCTACATATTATGCTGTATTTTCTAAAGGGGCTAAAGAGTTCAGCACTTCATATTTTAAACAGTTAATAAAAGAAAATCACAACTTTGAAAAAGCGTTCAGGAATACAGTCCTTGAGCTTAAACAAAAAGGAGAAGATGAATATATGTTCTTCAGATATACGTCTAAAGGACAAGATACTATAGTTATCTAA